One Streptomyces sp. 840.1 genomic window, CGGGCCGTGCTCAGCCGCCGGGCCGCGCTCAGCCGCCGGTCGGGTCCGGCGGTGCGGCGGGGGAGTGGCCGAAGTCGCGGACCGCCTCGGTGACGATCGCCTCCAGCCGGGCGTGGTGGGCGCCGCGCCAGTACACCCGCTCGCACTCCGTGCACTGCGCGAACACGTCGTACGAGCGCTGCGTGCCGTCCTCCAGCCGGGTGCCCACGGTGTCCTTGTCGGCCGCCGCCAGCCGCCCGTTGCAGGCGGTGCACCGGCTCCACGGGTCGAGCTCGGGGGCGAACCGCTCCAGCACGTCGCGCAGCTGCGCCTCGGGCCGGTCGCTGTAGACGTACGCGCCCGCCCAGATCTCCCGCCGGTGGAGCAGCCCCCGGTCCCGGGAGAGCAGGACGCGGCGCTCCCGCGCCGAGCGGGTGGCCAGCGCGGGGTCGCCGATGTCCTCGTACTCGTAGGCGGCGTCGACGCCGAGCAGCCGCAGCCGCCGCGCGAGGGTGCCGAGGTGGACGTCGAGGAGGAAGCGCAGGGGCGCGCCCGGCACCTGCTGCGGGCGCCGTACGGCGTGGACGTCGACCACCTCGCCGGCGGCGGGAATGTGCGAGAAGGGGACGGGGCGGCCGTCGACGAGGAGTTCTCCGGCCTCGGTGAGCGGGACCCCGAGCGATTCGACGACATGGCCGAGGGTGGACGAGCCGTCGGTGGTCACGGCCGTCCGCCCCCCGCGGCGGTGGTGCGCCACGAAGAGCCTGAGTTCGGGGGCGACTTCGAGGTGGATCTCCGGTCCGTTCACCTGGTCAGGATGCCATCGGGCCGGGTGCGCCTGCCAGGGAATTCGCGCGGGGGCGAGGCGGCGGGGCGGCGCGGGATCAGCGGCGGAAGCTCTACGGCGCAGGCGTTCTCAGGCGCGGAAGGCGGCGGCGTGTTCGGCGGCCCAGGAAGCGAAGGTGCGCGCCGGGCGGCCGGTGAGCTTCTCCGTGTCGCGGGTGACCTCGGCGGGTGAGCCGTCGGTGGCGGCCCAGTGGCTGAGCAGCGCCTCAGCGAACTCCGCCGGCAGGAAGGGGGCGACGGACTCCTTCCAGGCCTGCCTGCTCACGGCGTTGACGGTCGTGGTGCTGCCGGCGGCCGCGGCCAGCAGCTCGACCTGTTCGGTCGCGGTGAGGGATTCGGGCCCGGTCAGGTGGTAGGCGGCGCCCTGCAACCGGGTGTCGGTGAGCACGGCCAGGGCCGCCTCCGCGATGGAGGTCTCGTCGATCGGGCTGGTCCCGCTGAGGGGGTAGGGCAGGTCGACGGGGCGCCCGCTGCGGAAGGCGCCCGCCCACTGGTGGGCGTTGCTCGCGAAGTCGCCGGGGCGCAGGAACGTCGAGCCGACGGGCGAGGCGGTCAGGGCCTCCTCGACCGCGTGGTGGGAGGCGGCGATGGGGTTGGAGGCGGCGTCCGGGGCGAGGACGGAGCTGGAGGAGAGCAGCACGATGTGTCCGACCCCGGCGGCCTGTGCTGCGGAGAGGAAGTCGTCGATGTGGGAGGGCTCGGCGTACAGGAACACCGAGTCGACGCCCTCCAGCGCGGCCGGGAAGGTCTCCGGGGCGCCGAGGTCGCAGGCCACGGCGGGGATGCCGGTCGGCAGTGAGAGCTCGGCGGGGTTGCGGGAGGCGGCGCGGACGGGATGGCCGCGGCCGAGCAGGAGCGCGGCGAGCGTGGAGCCGATGCGGCCGCGGCAGCCGGTGACGAGAGTGAGCATGGCGGGTGGGTCTCCTGGAGTCTCCGGGGTCGCCGCCGACGGGCGGCAAACCAGTGAATGCGTAACACATAAACTGCGTGACGCAGATAAATATCCAGGAGGCGGCTCCGATCGTCAAACGGTTTCGAATGGGCCCGGTCAGCGGTCCGGGTGCAGGTCCAGCCGCCAGTCGTTCGTGAGCAGTGGATGGCCGGGCGGGTACTCGACCTCGCACTCACCGAGCAGGGTGAACCCCGCCTTGCGGCACACCCCGTTCGACGCGGCGTTGGCCACGGACGGGTAGGCGTGCAGATAGCGGTGCCGGCGCTCGGCGCGTGCCTGCCCGGCCACCGCCGCCGTCGCGGCCGAGGCGATGCCGCGCCCCTGGAAACCCGCGAGAACGGCCCACCCCGTCTCGTACACCTCCTGGCCCTGCCAGGTGCGCTCCCAGAAGCCGATGGTGCCCACGGCCTCGTCCTCGCCGGTCAGCGCGATGCGGAACATCCTGCCCCGGCCCGTGCGGTCCGCGCTCAGCGCCACGTAGCGGCCGTGGCGCCCGATGAGCTGTTCCTCAGACTCCGGGCCGCCCAGATGGTCCATCAGCTCCGGTGCGTTGGCACGGCGGAGCAGGTCGAGGTCGCCGTCCGACCAGGGCTCGATGCGTACGGGTGGTGCTTCGGTGCGCTCCATGCCAGAACTGTAGGACGGGGCACGAGCAGTCAGTGGGTGCCGAGAGCGGTCGGCGGTACGCCGACCGTCGCCGTGAAGTCCCTGACGAGGTGGGCCTGGTCGCTGTAGCCGAGGTCTGCGGCGAGCGCCGCCCAGTCCACCTCCGGCTCCGATTCGGCGCGCTCCAGCGCCTCGTGGATGCGGTAGCGCAGGATGACCCACTTGGGGCCGACGCCGACGTACGTGGCGAACAGCCGCTGGAGGGAGCGCACCGAGACGCCCTCGGCGCGGGCGAGTCCGTCGACCCGGCGCACCGTGCGGTCGGTGCGCACCAGCTCGGCCAGGGCCATCGCGCGGTCGGCCTGCGGATCCGGCTCGGGGCCGAGCGCCAGCAGGTACGCGTCGAGCGCCGCGATCCGCTCGTCCTCCCCGGCGGGGTCCAGGACGGCGGCCGGCGCGGCGGGCGGCGTGAACACCTCGGGCGCCGGGACCCGTCGCCCCGTCCACTCGGACACCGGCCGGTCCGGCGCGAACGGGTGGAAGCCGCCGGGCCGGAACTGCACCCCGCAGACCCGTCCCCGCCCCTCCAGCTTCTGCGTGAACAGCTCGAGGCCGATGCCCGAGACCTCCGCGAAGCCGGCTTCGTCGTCACCGCAGCCCGGGTACCGCTCGAAGACCAGGTTGACGCTGGGGTGCGGGACCAGATGGGAGAGGTACGGCTCCGGCAGGTCCCAGTCGATCAGCCAGTAGTGCTCCAGGTACGGACGCAGCGCGGGGGCGGGGTCGCGACGCCGGAACCGTACGTGCGTGAACAGTTCGGGTGCGTCGACGATGCCTCGGGTGTCGCGCCGGGGACCTTGCTGGCCAGCCATGACGGCAGATCCTATGCCGGGCCGGGGCCGGTGTCCCGGCTGTCGCGCCCCGGCTGTCGTGTTTCTTCAAGACGCGCGCCGCCGGCGCGTGCATGGTCGAAGCATGAAGAGGATCAGCGAATTGTTGGATGCGGCGGCCGGCGACGCACTGCCCGTGGTCCGTGGGATCGACGACAGCCGGCTGGGCGATCCCACCCCCTGTGCGGAGTACGACGTCCACGCCCTGGTCAGTCACCTCAGCCAGGTGGTCGTCAACTTCACGGCCCTGGCGGCCCGGCAGGAGGCGGAGTTCGGCGAGACCCCGGACGCGGTCATCGGCGAGTGGCGCGACCGCTTCGGGGAGCGGACGGCGGCCCTGGTCGAGGCGTGGGCGCGGCCCGGCGCGCAGGACGGTACCGCGGGTTCCATGGGGTTCCCGGCCCGTACCGTCGGCCACATGGTGCTCGGCGACCTGACCGTCCATGCCTGGGACCTGGCCCGCGCTACCGGCCAGGAGTTCCTGCCGGACGCGGACGTGGTGGCCGAGCTCGCCCCGGCCATGGCCGCGATGGCGCCGAAGGCCCGCGAGGCGAAGATGTTCGGTGAGCCGTTCCCCGTACCGGAGGGGGCTAGCCCCTTCGCGCGGGTGCTGGCGCTGACCGGTCGCGACCCGGACTGGCGGCCGGACCGGGGGTGACACCCGTGGCCGGAATTCGCGCGCCCGGCGCACTCGGGCCGTCATAGAGCGCCCCTACGCTCTCGTACGCGCTGTCCACGATCCTCTCGGCATCCACCAGCATCGCGCGCTCGGCCAGCCGGGCCGCCTGGTGGGTGTACGGGGACGGCGGCGCCGGATGCCGGCGCCGCCACCAGCTCTCACCTGCGGCGTAGATACCGGCGGCGAAGACCAGCACGGGGATGGACAGGGCCAGCAGAGTGTCGCCCATGGGCAGGCCTCCCTCAGTTTCGGTGCCTCCTGCATCGGCAGGTCCGACAGGTCCACTGAAGATCATTCTTCGGCCAATGAATGGCCGGATAGGGCTGGCCGACGGACGCCCGCCGTGCAGGTGGGTGCCCGGGGGTGAACGGGCTGGGCCGTGTGTTCGGCGGCGGCCGGCGGGCGGGGTGTGCGTTCGGCGGGCAGGTGTTCAGAGAGGCGGTCCGCCCGCTCCTCGGCCATGGTCTCCGCGGCTCCCATGCACCAGTGGCCCTGGGCGGCCGGGATCTGCGCGCCCGGCAGATCCGGCGTCGTGAAGAGCGGGGGAAGGTCGCGACCGAGCAGTTGCCGGGTCGGTGTCATGGTGCTCACCTGCTGTGCGGGGAGTGCCCGCCGGGAGTGTCTGTGTCGGTGGTCTGTCGCGGTGATCTGCCGTCCGCGGACTCGCGCCGTCCGCATCGTCCGCAGCGTCCGCGTCATCCGCGTCATCCGCGTCATCCGCGTCGTCGCCGGAGTACGGCGGCCTACGTGAATGGTTCGGCACGGACGGCCCGCCGGATTGGTCCGGTGGGCCGTCCGTGCCGAAGGAGGCACGACCGGCTCACGCCGCCTGGAGGACTTCACAGGGGCAGTGACCGAATTCCAGACCGAGTTCGTGGTCCACGGCGGCGCTCGAACGCGTGGCGGCTTCGACGACCTTCTCCCAGGAGCCGTACTTCAGGTAGAGCTGGTCCGCCGTCGGGCCGAGCGGGTTGCCGTACTTCTTCTGGTTGCGTGCCTCCAGCTCCGCGACCTGTTCCGGGCTCATGCCGGCGCGCACGATGTCCTTGGCGTCGTTGCGCATCTGGACCAGCGTGCGGGCGATGTCCTCCTCCGAGCGCCCTTCGGCGCGCATGGCGCACTCCGTGCGCTCCATGTCCTCGAGGAGGGTGAGGTAGTCGATCCGCTGATCACGGGAGACCTCGCGCTGCTGCGGCGTCTCCCTCCGGATCAGGCAGACGACCGGCTCCGGGCTGGTGCAGTCGCCCTTGTCCGGTGCGGCCTGGGAGACGGGCGCGACGACGACCGGACCGCAGCCGGCGACCGCGCGGCACGGGTGCGTCACGTGTGCGGCGGCCGAAGCGGGCTGCAGGGGAAGGAGGACGGCTTGGGCGACCAGCAGCGCGGGAACCACGCGGCCGGCCAGGAAACGCAGACGGGTCAGTGACATGCGCTCATCGTTGGGCGGTCCGCGACGGAAGCGAGACATGGCGAGGCCGAAGTCCCCCTCGCGGGTGGCCGGCTCCACTCCGCCGAGTGAAGCGCCGGCACCGGCGGTGCCGCCGGCCGGGCCTGCACGGGCCCCCGGCTCATCCGCTGATCCCCAGCTCAGCCGCTGACTCCCAGCTCAGGCACGAGCCCGCCTCAGGCCCGGAACCCCCTCAGGGCCACACTAGGCAGTACGCCTGATGCCCCGCGTCGTGCAGCCGGTGGGAGAAGTCCTGCCATTCGTGGAGCAGTTGGTACACGTTGTACGCATCCCGCGGGCCCCCGCGGTCCGGGACCGTGGACCAGATGAAGGCGGCGGCGCCCACCGACTCCTCGCCGACGCCGCGCAGCGGGTCCACGACCGTCATCGGGAGCCGGACCACCGCGTAGTCGGGGTGCAGCACGACCAGCTCCAGCGGCGGGACCTTGTGCAGAGGTATGCCCTGTATGCCGGTCAGGACCATCGCGGCGACCGTCTCCGGCTTGATCTTGCTGAACATGCCGCCCATGCCCAGCTCGTCGCCGCCGAGCTCCTCGGGGCGCATGGAAATGGGCACGCGTGCGGCAGTGGCCCCGTCGGGGGCCCCGAAGTACTTGTAGGTCACCCCCACCCGGCCACCACTCCTGCTTCCGGCTTCGCCGCCCACCTGCGCACCACCGGCCTGTATGCCCTGTCTGCGCTCAGCCTCTCGCCGGTGCCGACCCCGCCGGGCAGGCTCGGGCCCCAGGTCGTCGGTCCCTTCGCCCACTCCGCCACCGCGATGCATATCTCATCCACCCGACTACTAACTAGGAGACACAGCCCCCGCCGCGCAACCCGATCATCGTGTCAGTGACCTCCCCCACGGGCGTGCGGTGAAACACCTGTCCGCAATA contains:
- a CDS encoding Mut7-C RNAse domain-containing protein → MNGPEIHLEVAPELRLFVAHHRRGGRTAVTTDGSSTLGHVVESLGVPLTEAGELLVDGRPVPFSHIPAAGEVVDVHAVRRPQQVPGAPLRFLLDVHLGTLARRLRLLGVDAAYEYEDIGDPALATRSARERRVLLSRDRGLLHRREIWAGAYVYSDRPEAQLRDVLERFAPELDPWSRCTACNGRLAAADKDTVGTRLEDGTQRSYDVFAQCTECERVYWRGAHHARLEAIVTEAVRDFGHSPAAPPDPTGG
- a CDS encoding NAD(P)H-binding protein; this encodes MLTLVTGCRGRIGSTLAALLLGRGHPVRAASRNPAELSLPTGIPAVACDLGAPETFPAALEGVDSVFLYAEPSHIDDFLSAAQAAGVGHIVLLSSSSVLAPDAASNPIAASHHAVEEALTASPVGSTFLRPGDFASNAHQWAGAFRSGRPVDLPYPLSGTSPIDETSIAEAALAVLTDTRLQGAAYHLTGPESLTATEQVELLAAAAGSTTTVNAVSRQAWKESVAPFLPAEFAEALLSHWAATDGSPAEVTRDTEKLTGRPARTFASWAAEHAAAFRA
- a CDS encoding GNAT family N-acetyltransferase — protein: MERTEAPPVRIEPWSDGDLDLLRRANAPELMDHLGGPESEEQLIGRHGRYVALSADRTGRGRMFRIALTGEDEAVGTIGFWERTWQGQEVYETGWAVLAGFQGRGIASAATAAVAGQARAERRHRYLHAYPSVANAASNGVCRKAGFTLLGECEVEYPPGHPLLTNDWRLDLHPDR
- a CDS encoding helix-turn-helix domain-containing protein, coding for MAGQQGPRRDTRGIVDAPELFTHVRFRRRDPAPALRPYLEHYWLIDWDLPEPYLSHLVPHPSVNLVFERYPGCGDDEAGFAEVSGIGLELFTQKLEGRGRVCGVQFRPGGFHPFAPDRPVSEWTGRRVPAPEVFTPPAAPAAVLDPAGEDERIAALDAYLLALGPEPDPQADRAMALAELVRTDRTVRRVDGLARAEGVSVRSLQRLFATYVGVGPKWVILRYRIHEALERAESEPEVDWAALAADLGYSDQAHLVRDFTATVGVPPTALGTH
- a CDS encoding TIGR03086 family metal-binding protein — translated: MKRISELLDAAAGDALPVVRGIDDSRLGDPTPCAEYDVHALVSHLSQVVVNFTALAARQEAEFGETPDAVIGEWRDRFGERTAALVEAWARPGAQDGTAGSMGFPARTVGHMVLGDLTVHAWDLARATGQEFLPDADVVAELAPAMAAMAPKAREAKMFGEPFPVPEGASPFARVLALTGRDPDWRPDRG